The genomic window gtttgttttgacatATTTTCTATAACAGCCAAAATAAGTGTTAACCATATTGCTAAAACACttaatactttaaaattaCCCATTGCATATTCACACACTCTTTCTTTCGTATTATTGTATCAACCACATATGCTTTCGTCCTCTCCACTTCACCTAAGACTCATCTATATTCATAAAGGGCAATTATGtcattcaagaaaaataatattcttaatACCACTTAATTAGCCACGAATCACCATTCATAAACCACCACGTGGACAATTGAGCGCGTGGACTACACCGTCTTCCAGTCTGGCTGCTTCGTGAGAGTCACCCTCCTTCCACGAGCCTCTTAAAAGTCAACTCCTCACGTAATCCCGTGCACCGCGTCACACCTGATTACAGGttctcttcttaattattttctcttaatcgtttttattattaaaccCGCGAAGAACTAAAACATATCTCAGACCAATAAAACTAAGGAAAATCAAATTCTCAGACAACTTTTttcgaagaagacgacgaattttaaagattttgttttctatattctCTTCTGgtaatctttttgtttgtttcttttttttgtcatccatatttgatctttctttgttgctgattatcaacttttcttttactagctgatttttcctttttcaaaaCTAAGCAAGTTTGTGTTCACGTCTTCATCAATGACATAATTGCCCTTAGTTTATTCCACATAGTTGTCATACAAATTACTTTCGTTTCTATGTGTTTTATATTCACAATCATAGATGAAGTTCATAACTTagatgttaaagaaaaaaacagagttcaTAACTTGTGATTTTGTGCTTTGTCTTATTTGTTAGATTACGGGTACGTAATTTCTTACGAAAGAAGGCTCTCTTTAATAagataaattcatttttctctcaTCTTTTGAGTTAATACTTCTTGACCTGATTTGAGTTTGGTCGTTAGGTTTTTCTTGATTTCGGTTCAAGTTTTCTCTTAGCTCTGAATTATATGTACCGTGTAAGAAAGTGAATTATATGTACCGTGTAAGAAAGTGAAATTTTCGGTTCAAGAagtgaaattttctttaagttgtgttttttttttcacttatgaAGTCATATGATAATTTGATATGAATcttaaaaagcttttttttttatgacatGATGCAGATAGTGAAGTCTCGGAGACTGAATGATATTGTTTCTGGTCAACTTAACCAATTTCAGAACATGGCAAACAGAGCAGACAACTCAATGCGTTGGTTTGTGACTTTTACAAGATTATTGAATCCTTGAGTTCATTgtgaaagagatgatgattACTGATTCCTagtgttctgtttttatttttgtgcaGTTCAAATAGTAAGAAACCGAATGACGGTATGATGCTCGTAATATCGATTTTCGCGGGAATAGTTATCGGATTTTTATTAGGCATATCTTTCCCTACATTGTCACTAACTAAGGtaacacttttaaaattttactttttttcaagaaataatgttttggtgtgattttgtaaaagatgtgtttatatattttcagatGAATTTTCCATCAAGCATTCTTCCTTCTGTTGCTACTGTCTACATAGAAAATGAGAAACCGGAGAAATCATCTAAGACGAGTTCACAAAACGAAAGTGATGCATCACATCATCATAAggcatgtttttgtttctccctTGTGAACATTACTCATCTTTAGTGAATTTAGTTACAAGATTTGTTTGGATATTCTGCAGATTTGGGTTCCATCGAATCCTCGAGGTGCAGAGATGTTACCTCCAAGTTTTGTTGCAGCCGAATCGGATTTTTACTTACGAAGATTGTGGGGATTGCCTAAAGATGTAATAACATCTCTAGGTTTTTGTTAATGATCTTTCAAACATCTTAATCATTGACTTGATCtctaaatcatgttttttttctttaggatTTACCAGTGGTGAAGCCTAAGTATCTTGTTGCTTTTACTGTTTCttatgaacaaagaaaaaacatcgATGCTTGTGTCAAAAAAGTATGTCTCtagtttttgttctctttccCCTTTGCTTCTAATCTTTCACTCTTATTAAACTAATATCTTTTACTCTCTCAATAGTTCTCAGATAACTTCACCATTGTTCTGTTTCATTACGATGGAAAAACCTCGGAGTATGATGAATTTGAATGGTCTAAACGGGCGATACACGTCAGTGTACCTAAGCAAACCAAGtggtaacaaaacaaacactttttttttatctctcaGTTTCCATTGATCTAAAGCTTTAAATAAAACGTTTTGAATATGTTTCTATTGAAGGTGGTATGCTAAAAGGTTTCTGCATCCTGATATCATAGCAccatatgaatatatattcatttggGATGAAGATCTTGGCGTTGAAAACTTCGACGCAGAAGAGTAAGTACTCTGCTTCTTTTGATAATATAATCAGAAACTGTTATGAAATGTTTTCTACATTATTGCAGGTACATCAAGATTGTGAATAAGCATGGTCTAGAAATATCGCAACCCGCTGTGgaatcaagaaaatcaatcaCATGGAAGATAACAAAGAGAATACCCGGAATCGAAGTTCACAAGTAAAACAATTAACTCTTGATATAAACTGTACAATGCCATGGTTTAAGTAAAGTAAAGATAGtgattctttttcaaattctttgaTCAGAGAAGTCGAAGAGAAACCAGGCCGCTGCAATGACCCTCACCTACCTCCTTGTGCAGGGTATGGATCTCATTTGTCAAAACCAATACAATAAGTATTCATACTCTCTTGATCCATTAAGTTTTGCACGGTTCCTTATCAGGTTTATAGAGATTATGGCTCCAGTTTTCTCTAGAGAGGCATGGCGTTGTGTGTGGCATATGATTCAGAATGACTTGGTTCACGGTTGGGGTCTTGACTTTGCGCTAAGAAAATGCGTCGAGGTTAACATACAAATACAACTTATTCACAAACGCgtataattttacaaaacgtTTTCGAAACTAAGAAGAAACACTTTTTAATGATTCAATAAACAGCCTGCACATGAGAAGATTGGTGTTGTGGATTCTCAATGGATCATTCATCAAAAGATTCCTTCTTTAGGCAGCCAGGTTATTAAATGATCAAACTTTATCTTCCTATACTCAACTACATTATTTACTAGCTTCTTTGTTCATAGTTTTAACTATGAGATGATCTCTCAAATACATTGATCAGGGAACCGCGCAGGAAGGGAAAACCGCGTTCCAAGGGGTAAAACAACTCAACCGCGGCTATTGTCTTGTGTTATATACTTAGAAGGTTCTTGAACTTAGCGGGTTCTAGACCGAGTATATTGTTAATTACTGaattatatacatgttttgatCAGGTAAGAGAGAGATGTAAACGGGAATGGACAATGTTTCAGAAAAGAATGACCCGATCAGAGCAGAAGTATCTGAAAGAAATTGCATCTGCCTCTTCAAACTCTACACGTACTTAAACCAAAAGAGTAGAGGAACTGAATAACAACCTTTAGTGTTCAGATAGCACTTtcagtaagaaaaaaagagaaatagaatGTTGATATGATAAGCACATAAGCAAGCATACACACACAAGACACATTCTTTGAAAAGAGCAATATAGCTCTGTTCTAGAAACAGTTATACTGTAGTAACAAAACAGTTAATAAAGTTCTTAATAAACTCTTCATTTCTATAATATACAATTGTCAATACTAATCTGTGTTCATTTCAGATTGTGGCAaaataatttgagaaattgtAGTATGCTCTCATTACAATACATTATGTTTCTTGGTTCAAAGAAATGACCAAACCTCACTCTTATCATAATGAGTAATGACTATAAGCTTTCATCTTGAATATAAACTCGTTGATACGCCGTGCAATGCCATCCTGCATCAGCCAAGATATCATCAGATAGATAGTGGGTAATGAGCATAACGTGTTTTACCCATCTGAAACCTGTGCACGGAAGCTCTCCAGCTCTTGTTATCAAGAAGGAACTCAAACGAATAAAGACTGTTCTTGAGCCGTAGATGAGGGATCTGCGTAATCTCATTGCACCATCTCAAAAGGTTTACAGTATGTCTACTCGGGATCTCATCAACATCAGACATTATCAACAAATCAGCAAGGACAAATGTCGGAACAATCACTAACAAGAACACATAAGACTCCATATCTACACCACGTAGAACACAACAAAGCCTATAGATACTGAAAACTGTACCAGAATCCTACAAAAgtcctaaaaccctaaacagaAGCTAGGAACTTGCTCTTGAATCGAGCTTAGCTTCTCAAAATTCGAGTGAaagattaaaactttaaagaaGGGTACACGAAAACAAGCAGATCGGAGAATCAAACCCTGGCCGGATATATCATCCATCAGTCTTCTTAAAACACTAGTGAGTAGTGTccgtcgtcttcttccttcaaCAGTTCATCCACCACATTTCCGTAAACCAGATAATTTGGGCTTGACTTATATAAGGCCCATTAACCGCCAAGTCAAAGACTCCAACGACGATGACCATGGCTTCATGGGCTTGTTTATGCAATGAAAGATTGACATCAATCAGATAGCACAGGGCAAGACAAccgttacaaaaaaaaaactacgaTTCAAACATGAACAAACTCATGAATCGCTGGTtgagttttaatatatatatatgcttaacaaataaaaaatcaggaaaatgaaaatttgatgtAGATGTTCGATTACAAGTTTATTTCAATGGAActtatttattactttttcaaaaataatactttGTCTTTTCTGTTATGTCTAGGACCTCCGTAATATACAATATTATTGACATGTATAtctgaatatatatttattttttttgttaataaatattttattgcatcatttcaaacatataataattttatgaaGTAATAGTGAAACAACATATCTAACAAAAtcctaaaagttaaaatttattatatatacaagaaaaaattatataaaattaaacagtTTGGATTCTCTTTCGATTTTAATCTTTGATccaattatctttttttatttaattatagaGAATCTTAACATACAGCCTaaatcaaaagatttcaaaaaaattaaatcatttttttcagtttcaaatattttataggTGGAACGTATTTTTATACGAAATAAAcgtaaatttaaataaaacgAAAACTTTAGTTACATATTTTCTTGtatacaaacatatatgatatctcatataataattttatacataataatttatttcaatcattttaTCCCGCACATTATACAGGTTCTTATCTAgtctattatatataaatgaaaacaatttaataaatatataggatgatggtgatggtggttgtgatgatggtggtggttGTGATATTGATTAAGCTTTAAGGACGTGGTCCTCCATATCAATAACCATACTCTTGAGGAGTTGCATGTAGCTGCTTGGTTCGGGGAAATCATCGTTGCGCTTCTCCCATATCATAGTGATTTTGCAGACGCAATCTTCTTCAGAGTTGGGAATAAATTGGAAGTCAATCTCATACACCTTGAACTGCTCCATCACGTGACCTTCCAATCCTACAACCTTCACTATCTTATTGTCATCGTCtatctctctcctctccttGAATACCTCCTCCTTTCCATCTTTACATACAtgtaaatcattatttttttctttttttttgttaaagcgtgtaaattaaattattgtcatatttatataagacTATCTACAATGGCTTATTGAAAAAATTTATTCAATAGTTGAATGCTTACAGTGGGGTATTGaataaagaaatgaatcatATGTAGATTAAATGGTGTTGAATCGATTCAACAATGTTGAATCTTTAAAAATGGACCCTTTATTACCACttgttattaaataattgGAGACAGAAATTGTGGGGGAGAGTTAAATAAAGATAGGACATGTTCTTTTATTTGCTACtgaaatttcttatattttcttttcctctgaATTATTGGAGGTCAattatcttataaaatatttatttgttttaaattatttttacactaaaattcatcattttttaaactctataaatagagatttgtttcatttgatttgaacatagaaaaaaatacatctattttcactaaaaaatTTTCATTAGCCGCTAAACTCGTATCtatatctttttttgctttttccaGTGAAATGGATCCCAAtaataactcatttaacccCTAAAATTTCATTACTTatccatttaaaacataaaagaaaagaaaaataatgaaataaaaatttgtggGGTAGGgtgttgaattttattaaacaaaccaTTGTAGAGTATAAAATTTGAGTAGGTATTGAATTATTatgtgaaagagagagaaaatgatgtGGAAGGGAAAGAAGCTTATGTGGAGGGTGTTGAATGGAAAAACCATTGTTGATAGCCTAAGTAAATGATGCAATAAATTTCCAACATGTCAATAGTTAGACTTCTCAGGCCACCTCCATGGGCTAGGTTCTAAAGAAAATCTCACctatttagaaaaaagaaaaagagaggagagaaacacataaaaagaaaagatctcAACAAGAAACTTGTAGAAtttgatgagaaaaggtaTGGATACATGTCCTTCACTTAATGatagattttttgtttaaagtaaaattttaaatacataCCTAAATTGAttgaccataaaaaaaaatacagacctaaattatgtttaaaatattactaaGAAATCCAAATTGGTATCTTAACACTGATGGAGATGGCCTCATAAGGATGAATATGCATGATATTAtgatcacatatatatttt from Arabidopsis thaliana chromosome 3, partial sequence includes these protein-coding regions:
- a CDS encoding transmembrane protein, putative (DUF707), with translation MYRIVKSRRLNDIVSGQLNQFQNMANRADNSMRCSNSKKPNDGMMLVISIFAGIVIGFLLGISFPTLSLTKMNFPSSILPSVATVYIENEKPEKSSKTSSQNESDASHHHKIWVPSNPRGAEMLPPSFVAAESDFYLRRLWGLPKDDLPVVKPKYLVAFTVSYEQRKNIDACVKKFSDNFTIVLFHYDGKTSEYDEFEWSKRAIHVSVPKQTKWWYAKRFLHPDIIAPYEYIFIWDEDLGVENFDAEEYIKIVNKHGLEISQPAVESRKSITWKITKRIPGIEVHKEVEEKPGRCNDPHLPPCAGFIEIMAPVFSREAWRCVWHMIQNDLVHGWGLDFALRKCVEPAHEKIGVVDSQWIIHQKIPSLGSQGTAQEGKTAFQGVRERCKREWTMFQKRMTRSEQKYLKEIASASSNSTRT
- a CDS encoding transmembrane protein, putative (DUF707), giving the protein MMQIVKSRRLNDIVSGQLNQFQNMANRADNSMRCSNSKKPNDGMMLVISIFAGIVIGFLLGISFPTLSLTKMNFPSSILPSVATVYIENEKPEKSSKTSSQNESDASHHHKIWVPSNPRGAEMLPPSFVAAESDFYLRRLWGLPKDDLPVVKPKYLVAFTVSYEQRKNIDACVKKFSDNFTIVLFHYDGKTSEYDEFEWSKRAIHVSVPKQTKWWYAKRFLHPDIIAPYEYIFIWDEDLGVENFDAEEYIKIVNKHGLEISQPAVESRKSITWKITKRIPGIEVHKEVEEKPGRCNDPHLPPCAGFIEIMAPVFSREAWRCVWHMIQNDLVHGWGLDFALRKCVEPAHEKIGVVDSQWIIHQKIPSLGSQGTAQEGKTAFQGVRERCKREWTMFQKRMTRSEQKYLKEIASASSNSTRT
- a CDS encoding transmembrane protein, putative (DUF707) (Protein of unknown function (DUF707); FUNCTIONS IN: molecular_function unknown; INVOLVED IN: biological_process unknown; LOCATED IN: cellular_component unknown; EXPRESSED IN: 14 plant structures; EXPRESSED DURING: 7 growth stages; CONTAINS InterPro DOMAIN/s: Protein of unknown function DUF707 (InterPro:IPR007877); BEST Arabidopsis thaliana protein match is: Protein of unknown function (DUF707) (TAIR:AT1G13000.2); Has 328 Blast hits to 327 proteins in 28 species: Archae - 0; Bacteria - 17; Metazoa - 0; Fungi - 0; Plants - 306; Viruses - 0; Other Eukaryotes - 5 (source: NCBI BLink).) → MANRADNSMRCSNSKKPNDGMMLVISIFAGIVIGFLLGISFPTLSLTKMNFPSSILPSVATVYIENEKPEKSSKTSSQNESDASHHHKIWVPSNPRGAEMLPPSFVAAESDFYLRRLWGLPKDDLPVVKPKYLVAFTVSYEQRKNIDACVKKFSDNFTIVLFHYDGKTSEYDEFEWSKRAIHVSVPKQTKWWYAKRFLHPDIIAPYEYIFIWDEDLGVENFDAEEYIKIVNKHGLEISQPAVESRKSITWKITKRIPGIEVHKEVEEKPGRCNDPHLPPCAGFIEIMAPVFSREAWRCVWHMIQNDLVHGWGLDFALRKCVEPAHEKIGVVDSQWIIHQKIPSLGSQGTAQEGKTAFQGVKQLNRGYCLVLYT
- a CDS encoding transmembrane protein, putative (DUF707) (Protein of unknown function (DUF707); FUNCTIONS IN: molecular_function unknown; INVOLVED IN: biological_process unknown; LOCATED IN: cellular_component unknown; EXPRESSED IN: 14 plant structures; EXPRESSED DURING: 7 growth stages; CONTAINS InterPro DOMAIN/s: Protein of unknown function DUF707 (InterPro:IPR007877); BEST Arabidopsis thaliana protein match is: Protein of unknown function (DUF707) (TAIR:AT1G13000.2).), whose protein sequence is MANRADNSMRCSNSKKPNDGMMLVISIFAGIVIGFLLGISFPTLSLTKKMRNRRNHLRRVHKTKIWVPSNPRGAEMLPPSFVAAESDFYLRRLWGLPKDDLPVVKPKYLVAFTVSYEQRKNIDACVKKFSDNFTIVLFHYDGKTSEYDEFEWSKRAIHVSVPKQTKWWYAKRFLHPDIIAPYEYIFIWDEDLGVENFDAEEYIKIVNKHGLEISQPAVESRKSITWKITKRIPGIEVHKEVEEKPGRCNDPHLPPCAGFIEIMAPVFSREAWRCVWHMIQNDLVHGWGLDFALRKCVEPAHEKIGVVDSQWIIHQKIPSLGSQGTAQEGKTAFQGVRERCKREWTMFQKRMTRSEQKYLKEIASASSNSTRT
- a CDS encoding transmembrane protein, putative (DUF707) (Protein of unknown function (DUF707); CONTAINS InterPro DOMAIN/s: Protein of unknown function DUF707 (InterPro:IPR007877); BEST Arabidopsis thaliana protein match is: Protein of unknown function (DUF707) (TAIR:AT1G13000.2); Has 35333 Blast hits to 34131 proteins in 2444 species: Archae - 798; Bacteria - 22429; Metazoa - 974; Fungi - 991; Plants - 531; Viruses - 0; Other Eukaryotes - 9610 (source: NCBI BLink).), translated to MANRADNSMRCSNSKKPNDGMMLVISIFAGIVIGFLLGISFPTLSLTKMNFPSSILPSVATVYIENEKPEKSSKTSSQNESDASHHHKIWVPSNPRGAEMLPPSFVAAESDFYLRRLWGLPKDDLPVVKPKYLVAFTVSYEQRKNIDACVKKFSDNFTIVLFHYDGKTSEYDEFEWSKRAIHVSVPKQTKWWYAKRFLHPDIIAPYEYIFIWDEDLGVENFDAEEYIKIVNKHGLEISQPAVESRKSITWKITKRIPGIEVHKEVEEKPGRCNDPHLPPCAGFIEIMAPVFSREAWRCVWHMIQNDLVHGWGLDFALRKCVEPAHEKIGVVDSQWIIHQKIPSLGSQGTAQEGKTAFQGVRERCKREWTMFQKRMTRSEQKYLKEIASASSNSTRT
- a CDS encoding beta-1,4-N-acetylglucosaminyltransferase family protein (beta-1,4-N-acetylglucosaminyltransferase family protein; FUNCTIONS IN: beta-1,4-mannosylglycoprotein 4-beta-N-acetylglucosaminyltransferase activity; INVOLVED IN: protein amino acid N-linked glycosylation; LOCATED IN: endomembrane system, membrane; CONTAINS InterPro DOMAIN/s: Glycosyl transferase, family 17 (InterPro:IPR006813); BEST Arabidopsis thaliana protein match is: beta-1,4-N-acetylglucosaminyltransferase family protein (TAIR:AT1G12990.1); Has 143 Blast hits to 129 proteins in 19 species: Archae - 0; Bacteria - 0; Metazoa - 0; Fungi - 6; Plants - 137; Viruses - 0; Other Eukaryotes - 0 (source: NCBI BLink).) — translated: MVIVVGVFDLADSGTVFSIYRLCCVLRGVDMESYVFLLVIVPTFVLADLLIMSDVDEIPSRHTVNLLRWCNEITQIPHLRLKNSLYSFEFLLDNKSWRASVHRFQMGKTRYAHYPLSI
- a CDS encoding Polyketide cyclase/dehydrase and lipid transport superfamily protein (Polyketide cyclase/dehydrase and lipid transport superfamily protein; FUNCTIONS IN: molecular_function unknown; INVOLVED IN: response to biotic stimulus, defense response; LOCATED IN: cellular_component unknown; EXPRESSED IN: 22 plant structures; EXPRESSED DURING: 14 growth stages; CONTAINS InterPro DOMAIN/s: Bet v I allergen (InterPro:IPR000916); BEST Arabidopsis thaliana protein match is: Polyketide cyclase/dehydrase and lipid transport superfamily protein (TAIR:AT3G26460.1); Has 346 Blast hits to 321 proteins in 36 species: Archae - 0; Bacteria - 0; Metazoa - 0; Fungi - 0; Plants - 346; Viruses - 0; Other Eukaryotes - 0 (source: NCBI BLink).); its protein translation is MATSGTYVTQVPLKGTVEKHFKRYRNENYLFPDTIGHHIQSVTVHDGEWDTQGGIKIWNYTLGDGKEEVFKERREIDDDNKIVKVVGLEGHVMEQFKVYEIDFQFIPNSEEDCVCKITMIWEKRNDDFPEPSSYMQLLKSMVIDMEDHVLKA